Genomic window (Vulpes lagopus strain Blue_001 chromosome 6, ASM1834538v1, whole genome shotgun sequence):
TGGGACAAGGTGGCATCTTAAACGTCAGTGAACAGACCTGTTAGGATCTCATCGAGTTGGTCCACCATAAATTTCGCATCTTCTTCCGTGAAGCACATAGGTGGTTTTATTTTAAGCACATTTCTATGCGGTCCGTCGGCACTGAGAAGGACTCGCTTTTCTTTCATCCTAATTAGCGCAGGAAATATGCGTGAGTGCATACAACTAGTAACAGGTTATTTAAGAATGATGTGAACACAGAGCAGCTCAGTATTCTCATGCAAGCAGCCCACATTTATCAACTGCATGCGTCTCAAACTTCCCTTATTTGGAGATGTGGGGGGAAGTAAAAGAAGATTTCAagttgcggggggcgggggggagaggggacaggttTCAAAGTGGGAGACCAGTCAGGTGTCGGGGTGCTCTTACTTGTAGATGACATGTTGAGCTTCATCTGTGGCCGGGGTCCTTTCCTGCCGGTCCTTCACCAAGTCAATTCCGATAAACAGGCCGATGCCCCTGAGgaaggtaaagaaagaaaacatgacagATGCTCTATCAGATACTGCATTGTCATAAAATATTACCACTGTCCCCAAACTTCAGTTTAATTTGAAGCGGATATAATTCCCTGTAGGGGTAACCTGTTATTGATTCTAACTAATCCAAGATATCAATCCAGTGCCACaggtctttccagtttttgaaatcAACTTGGTTTTGTCacccagttttttttctttacttaattataaaagaaaaagtcttaagaAACAACCTCCTTATGCTAGTTTCTCCAGACAGTAATGATGATAAAtgttcaatatttatatatatctatgaAAAATACCAAGTTTTCCAGgatgtaattttaataatttttagtaaatcTTTTAGAGTTACTTTAAGTTACTTCTTCTCATCTCTTAGGGGCTAAAGTTAtactggctttatttattttttaaagtataaaagttGGGAacgatatatacccaaaagttaACAGTGGTTAATTTTTATATCAGGGTTCTAAATTAagaatgaggtttttaaaaatgttttttagtgttttctaGATTtagttttatgtaatttattttaaatttataagataaagtttaagctattttcatttggaaaaatgaataGCCACACGACAATTTCATAATAAACGTACCTGATGTCTCCTATCAAAGTGTGTTTAGCCTTCTGTTTATTGAGTAACTCAGTAAGATAATCCCCCACTCTAGTGGCATTTCCTTGAAGGTCTTCATTTTCAATTATATTCAGGACAGCCAAACCAATAGCAGAAGATACTGGATTTCCTCCATACTGCagaaaaaggatttaaaagaatCCACAATGGTTGAATTATTGGTATTGCTTCATCTACGAGAAATTGGCTCATACATAAGCAGGTAAAGATATAATTTCAGTGAATTTTTCTCTTGTGATGTAAACTTTTTAGATTTGGAATATAGTGTGATTCTATTTGTTTACGACTGAGTGAAAATTCATTCCAAATTTTATTCTCCATGCTGCATAATTGGTATGAAGGACTATCAGGGAATTTATTAGTTCATCTAAACAAAAACCAGACATTGCACTGGGAACTAAGAATTTCAGAGTGTGGTTCACTGAGGGGGATAAGGGTTCTGCCTCTGAACACTTGTGTAAAAACAGCTAAGCAATGGCATTTTCTCTCAATAATTTATGTCCTTAGATTTGAATCTTACTTTTCATTGTCACAAGTCCTATTACACATATGGCACAAACTATAATAATTTTTCCAAGCTTAAAGTTCATGACTTTTGGGGGGtaaaaccaaggaaataaaatttcccaAAGATAGAAACTTTAGTATCTCCTGTGACAGCCATAtaacatttatagtactgtatcaTCTAAACACTTTAGAAATGTTTGGGGGAATTTAAATGTGatacaaaataaagaagatcATACCACCTGTGAATGAAACATCATAATCTCTAGAGTTTAGCAAGGCAACCATTTATCACTGGAACAATTAATCATTTTAGAAAGGGGAAAGATACACAAGGAAAAATACAAGAATTATGCCAGAGAATGAAATATAGTTAGATAAAAGTTTGGCTAGGGTCCTGGGGTAGTTAGCTGGCAAtactaaactttattttttactacattgGCAAGAAGTATAAGAACACACAATATTTTCCCCTCTTAGCATAAACCGGGAGGCCAAAATTTACCGTATTGAAGTATTCCATCCCAGAACTGCTGAAGGCTTCTGCGATTTCTTTGGTTGTTACCACACATGCCATTGGGTGGCCATTGCCCATTGGTTTCCCCATTGTGACGATGTCTGGAACAAAGTCTTCGCCCTGCATTTGGAAGCTCCAGAAATGTTTCCCAACTCGGCCAAAGCCCACCTGAACTTCATCAGCAATAAACACACCTCCTGCTCTGTGTACATATCTGCAAAGCAAAAGGGAAATCTAATGTTTTCAGGTCATCGAGAATCCCCAAACCCACCCACAAAGATACCGATTATGGAGGGCCTAAGAAAATGTTAACTTGAGGTCTGGAATCGTTGTCAAAAACATTTCCGTGCTCAAATCCCCAGTGACATCTCCATGATGTCACTGACTTTGAAATATAATCACATAATTTCCAGAGTAGACACATTCTTATTATTTAGGTTTGTGCTGCTTCAAGTAAGCTCTACTGTGGTATTTTaagtgggaagagaaagaagtgaaCAAGAAGTAGTGTTTAGCAGGGTTAATCTTCAAAGGTTTACTAATTGGTAAGGCATGGGCACCAGCCAGAGAGGATGCCAGGCTGGGGACCGGAGCCCAGCCCCGGAGGCTCCCCCTGCTGGACCACGTGTAAACCCTTTATCCCTTTATTTGCTGGATCTTGGGAAGGTAGAGGGGTTCTGGGGAGTCCTGGTGTGGCAGGCATGCCGAAGTGGCTATTGACCAGCTAGTCTGgaagtatttcaatattttaaccaATATGGCCTCTCAGAACTGTCACAGAGCCTTCAATTTGACAAAGAGTGCCCAGGTCAAGTACATACTCTGCCACTTTCTGGAAGTAGCCTGCTGGAGGAATTATTTGTCCGCCACAACTCTGCATGGATTCAGCAATAAAGGCAGCAATCTATACAAGAGAAGACGGCGTCAAAGTCCATTAGGTCCCCCTTGAACCCCCTAAAAAAGAGGACTTCTTATCAGAGCAGGTTATTTTCAAAATGGTCGGGAATGGACCTATGTCAAGTAGCAAATAGGCCACTtgatgacaaaaagaaaagatgtccGTGCTGGAGAAGCAACTGATCTGAAGCACCTGTTTCTGAAATTCTAGAGTACCAGTGGAACTACCATGAGAAATGGAGGAAGGGCAACCTCCAGTTCTCcattattaaattaaatgcaggggatccctgggtggctcagcggtttagcgcctgcctttggcccagggcgcaatcctggagtcccaggatcgagtcccacatcgggctcctggcatggagcctgcttctccctcctcctgtgtctctgcctctctctctctctatgtctatcatgaataaataaataaataaatcttaaaaaaaattaaatgcagtgTTTTCCTTAGGATCAACTGAGCAAGAATGATGTTTTGAGCAGTCTTTGatatgaatttctaaaaaaattaccCAGGTTCTAAACCCATTATCGCGGTGTCTGTTTCCTCAGCTTGGTGAAGGAGGACTGCCTGAGCCTGGAATTTGCTCTCAGGAAAGTCCAGGGTGACTTCTGGCCACACACTTTAGTTACTATGCTATATTTCTAGTTCTTACCCTGAACCGGGCTTAACTCAACGGAATCAGGCAATTCACAAGAGGAATTACAAAGGAAATGCtctagagaggaagaaaggaggagtaGAAAATAGGTAACATTGAATCAAGAAGAGAAAGCATAGGCAGAGGATGAGATATGGAGTCAACAGAACCAAGGCCCTAGTCCAGACTACATCCAGTAACTATATTACCTTGGCTTAAGttcttcacttttaaatatttcatttattagctATAAAACAAAGCCAATGGACTTAAGAGTTTGCTGCTCTAAAATCCCCTGACTTTGCAAGCACATCTAATATTCTGAAGCCTCCATCTTCTATTTGCTCATTGCTTTCAGCATTGTTAACAGAACAGCATCAAGTCAGTAACTACTGAATGTTAATGTAATTGAAAAAGTTATCCAAACCTTCTAGCAGcaaaaataccatgtgatccgggtaatgtgaattttttttctagaagccCTCTTTACCGTTGTATAAGAAGATACAGACTacccttgaaaaagaaaagcatataaagCTCCCCATAACAGGGAGCACCTGGGACTAGTTGCACAGCTACAAACAATGAATGGGATGGGAAGAAAACCGTTAAATACAAATGACTCTCTAGTCactaagataaatatatttgaattggAAAAAgcaaagtcttcatttttttatctcaattaagatttgtttattgCCATATTGATGCCATAAGCCAGTTTAAAGGCAAAGCATATATCAAACTTTAAAACTCCACATAAATCACCCCCAAATGGGCTGAGTATTTATGTTAAGCAGAAGATAGTAGGGTGAAGACTGAGAAAATGGAACTCTTTTTCTTACCAGAGGATTCTGGTTCTGTCTTCGAAGCTCAGGCTCAGATTGGAGAAACATTTGTTTTGCCTTTGTTAACCCAGGGTCTGCAGCTTCAGGAAAGTTGTACCAGTTCAAGGGAAGCACCAAGGCTTCCTGGGCCTAGGAACCCTCATTGGTTCAGAGGCCCCAAGGCCACTATGCCTCTTCCCCTTCTTTGTATTTCAGCCCCCCATGCTACTTTCATTTGGAAGAGTCTGTCCCTGGCCTATCACCTTTCCTAATCCTCTCTCCCTCTAGCCCTTTGGACAAGAGTCGGCATCCCACTGGGAAAGTGAGAATTAGGCCACCAGTCCTGGAACAGGCATAGTGATTGCAtttccagaataaataaaaataggtaatCTTGGAGGCATGATCATAATAATGCACTTTTTGAAACATGAGCTGAATGAAATGTaagtggagaaaaatagaaagggaatTGAGATCTAATCCTTTTCCACTTTTCCAGTGTGTCACAGTGATTTCAATCCACTTCATAAAAGATGTTAAGCTGTTTTCAAAACTATGAATACAAACCTTCCTTCCACTGTTATGAGCTTTTTCAATAATTTCCTTCACTTCATCTGCATAAGCATTGGCTGGGTCTGCATGgtcttctctgtattttcctcTGTAAGTATCTGGAGCTGGTGCCTGAAAACCAAATGGTAGAGTTTCTTAAGATTCACGTCTTGGACAGATGAGCTATTACAAAAAGGCACTTCCCCACAAGAGCATTTAGAAAGGTGACCATGTGGACTTAAGTGACTCTaggttcttttgttctttttccttaacATTCCTGAATTCTGTGAAAGCTGAGGTCTTTGTATTGTGAACAGGAGCTTGGATTTGCTCCTAGACCCTTGTAAGTCAAGACTGCATCCCTATTCAAATAAAGAACACATTCAAATCAACAAGTGTGATTGCTGTATTTGAAAATTTCAATGgatgaaaattttattaactatTCTATATTGAAAATAAACCAACACTTACCGACTATATGGCAAACTGCAATCATCCAAAAACTAGAATGCTTTAGCACTGATGCCAAGTCTTAACATTTTGGAAGAAAGAACTGACAATTCTCTTATGAAAGTCTACTGATCCTTAATTAAACCAAATGAGTTTTTATGTTTCAACAATGACTTGattggtttcttaattttttttacttttcattttacttcataACTCTATATAACAATTTAGCATAGAGCAGTTTAAGACACTCATACATGTTAGATTTAACGCCAAATTTCAAGCTGGCATCAGTGACAGAAAACTTGAAGACCAAAaggtgaggaaaataaaatgatagcaaTGAATAATAGCTTTCACTACCACTATGCTAATTTGCTGATTGTGATGCTCATCAATGGATTTTAAACCATATCCTGTCATTAACTGGCCTTTTGACTTTAGTAAGTCACATAAATGCTCTTgatcttagtttcttttttcatagcTTCGTTTTGATGGAAGGATCAGGCTGGATTGTCCTTAGGCATTCTTCCAGTACTAACTTTCTGATTTTTGGATTCTAAGATACTTACCACATGCACAAATTCTTTCTTGACATCTCTGCCCTTTAGGAATTTATATGGGCTGATCTCAATTAAAGATGATAAGTGACCATGGtaagcactgaaaagaaaaagaacagtaacTAAAATCACTCAGAGAAGGAAGTTTTTGTAGTATATGAAAAATAGCATTGTACGTCATCAAGGGAAAATCTCAACCTTAGTGCCAGATAGAACTATACAGGATCTAATTCTTCATGGCAAGATTGGCCATTTAATTTGTCCAGTTCTCTTTGTTCATGTAATAAAACGCATAGGAAACCAAGTATGTATCCTTATAGACAATTTTTTTAAGCAGGCAAAGAAAACTTAATTTCTTAGGATGATATTAGGTGTGCTAAATTAGATTGTCTAAATgcaaaaattgttttctatagCTTCATGAAAAACTTGAAAAGTATGTatcctttaaatttatttgacagttACATTCTAGTAAGTTCTAAAAACAACTTTATATCACAGAATGGGCTGTGTTTCTGTCTGGAATGGTTTCTACGGGATGTCTGATTGCATATGCTGGGCAAACACAAGTTGGTAAGAGCAGGAGGTCTCTTCAGGAAGAACTATGATTAAGAGATGGCCAAGTGGCTGTgagattcttttctcttgcttaaaATATAGGTGGTTATAATattcccttttctgtttcttgcacAGAGGCATAATTGGGAGATctggaaaagaaatttttaaaaagcccacgAATAGATAAAACAAACAGAGAGGACTTCCCTTAGCAAGATTAAAGCATGCTACAAAGCCACAGTAATAAAGTTAGCATGCATCCAAATGAGAACAAACTGGAGACTGGGACAGAAGGCCAAATCAGAGACACACCCACACATAAATGTAACACAGGGGTAGATTTCATACGAGGcagtagaagaaaatgaagaagaatatcTTTGTGCTCTGGGGATGTGGGAGGTGTAGGGGGAGAGATATTAACAAAACTTAGAACACATAAACCGTatgatgaaaattttatttatttgatctgaTCAAAATGAAAGATTTCTGTTGAAAGATACCATGGACAAAGCTAAAAGACACATGATAGTGTGGGAAAAGATTCTGAAATGTTTCAAAGTAAAATGCTCATTCACACTGGTGGTTCTCAACTCTGCCCGCATGGTAGAACCACCTGggaaatttaagaatatatagtGTTTCCTGGAATCCacttctgattttctttaattGGTCTGGTGTGGGGCCTGGGCATTGGCATTTAGGGAAATTTTTTCCCAGGTAATTTTAAGACACAGTCAAGGTTGAGATCTTTTGATCTAGACTATATCAGCAAACACAAACCAACAAGAAACAGATGGGaatcccaaaagaaaaatgggcaaagaatatgAACAGGTACTTCTCAGAAGAGAAATCACAAATGCATGTATCTGAAGAGATACTCAAACCCATAATTAGGAAACTGCACATTAAAACAACATTGATACCATTTTAGTTATTGGACTGGcagaagttagaaaaaaatgagaaagcaggGTACTATAAGGTTTTGGTGAGAATAGGGGAAAATGGGACCTTTCATGCAACCATTCTGGAGACTAATCTGGCAGTAGTTAGTCAAATTAACAATGTTTCTAGGACCCCTAGGGGCTGGCAATTCTGTTTCCGGGTGTTTATCCCTAAGACCTTCTTAAAAGGTCCATAAGGTCACATGTACAAGGATGCTCAATGAGAGTCACTTCCAGAagtgaggagaaaaggagagtgaCAGTAGCCTCCTCTGTGGGGAGGATGAGGCAGGAGTTTGAGCTGCACTGTCCCCTATGGCAGCTACTGCCCACACATCGTAAGTGTAGGACACACATTGGATTTTGgagatttaataaaaaaaaaaaaaaaagaaaaatctcaatatattttatattaactgtTGAAgtgatattttgaatatattgacTACTAGGAAATTTTAAATGCCCTATGTGGCTCATACTATATTTCTACCAGACAACACTGAATTAAGAGACTAGATGTACATCCAGTAATATAGACTTGAAACAGTGCCAAGGGAAAAAAGTTCAAAACAGAAAGAGATTTATAGcagtttttgtaaaattaaaacagattcacataatatatattaataaaaatacaaaaatagggatcctgggtggctcagtcagttaaaaaatgtgtctacctttggctcaggtgatgatccaaaggtcctggaatccagccccacatcaggctccctgcttggcagggagtctgcttctccctctacccctccccccccatgctctctctcaaataaataaatgaaatctttaaaaaaaggaatacaaaaataaaagatgtacaTCTGACAGATTAGAACAATTGTTTGTAGGTGGAGGGGGGGGCGGGAAACcggaataaaagagaaacaaaaaatgaactatggTAGGCAGAACAATGCACCCTCTCTCAAGATGCCCACATTCTAGTCCTAGGACCCTAGGAATATATTACATGGCCAAAGGGCCTTCACAGATGTGAGTAAATTCAGAATCTTGAGATGGAGAGGCAATCCTGGAGGGTCCAGTGGAATCACAAGAGTCTTTACAAGCgaaaggaggaggcagggggatggtggacagaggcagaggaagtgaGGTGAGGCTGGGGGCAGTGGTGGAATGGCTGGCTCTGAAGATGAGAGGAGGGCTCCCGAGCAAGGAAGGCAGGCAGCCTCTAAAAGGTGGGCAaggcaagaaaacagaaggaGCTTCCAGAAGGAGCACACAGTCCTgttgataccttgattttggtcCAGGGAGacccattttggatttctgacctccagaaccatgagagaataaattcatGTTGCTTAAGTCACTACGTTTGTGGTTTATTTCtcatagcagcaatagaaaatgaacataTGGTCCAACGCATAACACAAGAGAAGCCTATTTAATGGCAAGAAATGAGGTTTGTGTTCAATTTAATCCTCTGTGACTGAGGTTAGGGGGGTAGAGAggtagaaaacaaatgaaaagaaaatgaatttattttaaatgtaataaattcATGTTAAAGAGATGAGAttaaataatggctgagaatagTCATAAACTAAGGAGAAAGTACTATCTTTTACttggtttctcattttctttaaaatttgctctaaattgttatcttttaaattaattacagtGGATAATCACAGTAGTGATGTGAACGTATAGAGTCTGAAGAaatcaattctatttttattttgaaagatattgAGTAATGCATTATAGTGGCTCAATAAACAGTTAATGATTCATGCAAAGCCCATAAGGCCATGATCACAGCATCCAAGAGAGCCCCCTCCATTTGCAGGAACTGAGACGGAATTAAGTATCTTGCAGGCCTAAGCTGGCCCTGATACcttaatacataataaaaatcatcatGCCATGTATCCACCCTCCTCCATATATGCTTGTAGTATTACTATGGACAGGATCAGTAAAATTTTGTCTCTTAAAGGAGCTTCTTACTTAGAAGTCTTGCACCTACAACTTACTGGTCAAGAGTGATCACATCTTGGTGGCCTCTGAACTGCCGAGCCAAACGTAACGCTAAGTCATTGGCTTCAGATCTGTTAAGACAACTCAGAGAGAGGGGTTATacgttctttttaaaatatttcaatacactctttcaagtatttcaaaatattaattacaaaagTTGTAAGATCCCAGTCAGTCAGAAATGTACGGGgaatcctctctctcccctttggtCTTGCCCACTCGGTGATCTCACTTCATCCTTCCAACACAAGTTTCCCAGATATCTTCAATAAAGAACGAGACACACAGAAGAAACCCAATTCAAAGGATACACTGCTCATTTCAAACTTCTGCCCAGTTCAGCGACATCGGTAGGTGACTAACGTTGAGAATATTGGGAAGCCCGCATTAAGCCTGATCTCAAAGGGAGGAATGGGAGTGGGAGAGCCCATCAACTTGACCACTAAACTATGTTGTGGTTGTACTGACCCAATAGTCGATCAGTTCCTTATCgataaaataaagatcataatttttttctacttggcTTAGACAGCCTAAATATACTActcagacacagaaaaagaaaacaatcatttGTGGGATGTTTACTATCTGCCAGACATCATGCTCagtgttttgtttgcatttattctAGTAACTCCTTTGCAAGGCAAGGGTTGCCATCTCCTTTTAAGGGATAAAGAAACCTCGTCAGAGAGGTGAAGGAGGCAGAGGTTCTCACAGCTAGAAAGACATAGAGCCAGCATTCAGACTGAAGTCTGTTTAACTTCAAGATTATTCTTTGTACTATCCTAAGTCTGTCACCTCCAGTCTCCGGTGACAGCACTCTTTGACAATAGAGGATTCCTTAGAAATCAAAGCCAAATATTTAATGTACTGAAGGCAAAAATGCTTTAGAACAATAAATTAGATCCTAAAATACCTTAATTCTTTACAACGAAAAAGGGACAATCTTCTGCTTAtaaatttggtttaaaatttcattgaagACAAAAGTGAATCACAGTATCATATAACCGAACATTTACAGAATTTCTAATAGTTTtaacacatttatacatatacataatttttaaaatatgagtttttGCTGTTTGTACAGCTTTCTTCCCAATATAACATCTCATTTTGAGCTTTTCACCTGTCATTAGACATGTAGttccaaaaacatatttttaatgtctgcATAATAGTCCACAGAATGTATACATAATAACTTGGATTTACAGAATTTAAAGGCTGGAACACATCTATTCTTTTGAATTTCCTCTTGCcttttttgtatttgtgttgAGGAAATGTTGAATGCCTAAGAAGCAAGTCAATCAAAAGCCTTACCAAAGTTATGGCTTGTTTagtaggattcttttttttgCTAAAATCCCTCATTCACGCCATAAAAAAACTATCCAGGCCCACTGACTCTTTACCTACTTACTCTACCTCCTCAGTAGGTGAGAGTCATTTGACTGGTTAGGTTTTCTCACATGAACGGCAGGCTTGGATATTTTTGCCATCGTTACCACCCAAGGATTTAACCTTTAGGGATACGAAGGCATACCAGGTCTGCTTTCCCCATCTTTCACCAAGGAAGCCACAGTAATAAAAAGTTGCGTGGCATGTACATGTTAGTGTCACTGGCTGGGTCAGAAACCCTGGAACTCACTGCTGGGGATCTTATCTCCCACAAGCTCATGAAGTAAAGCCAAAGAAACAGACCATCAGGCCCCATTGGGTTGTCATTTAGCAAAGGGCAAGAATCTCTGGAAACCTTAGCCGTATATGCTCCaccaggaataaaaaagaaaggttatATGTGAGAGGGTAAAAAACCAGACTGGTGGGAATGGGGGTGGGTGCGAAACCTCAAAACCTACCCCGAGTTTGTAAAATAGCAAACGGAGAGTTTCTCCGGCAGGGTTGCTGACAGGCGCCTGGCATACTCAACAATATTGTCATGGAGGAATCGAGAATTTGTGTTTAGCGCTTCCATCTGTTCCAGGGCAGCCTTGACCACTTCTGGGTGACAGTGTCCCACTAAAATTTAGGagacaaaaacccaaaaaaggaATTACAATTCTAAATTCCTGGGAAGTGAGGGGAATTCTGAAgcaagggggaggaaaaaaaagaaaaaagaaaaaaagcggAGTGGCTTTCTCTGCCACAGTGCGCTGTGACTGCCAGGCTAGCACTGCTGGCCCCACCAGCGAGGAGCGGCCACGGCACCTGCCGCCCGGGGCAAAGCTTAGTGATGCTGCGGCTGCCTCGCTCCCCAGCAGGGACAGGACGTTTACCGTGGGCAACGTTGTTGATGCAGTCCAGGTACCGGTCGCCTCGCTCGTCAAACATGTACTGCCGCTGGGCTCGCACTATTTTGACGGGATCCGCAGCAAAGAAGACTTTGCAGGAGGGCctagaaataatgaaaggaaacacTTCGGTCTGGAAGGTCTGCTCCGTGTTTTTCCTTCTCAGTGAAGGTCACGATCAGTGGAAAATTTCAATTAcataaaggaaagggaaaaacacaaTCTGGGTGACATacgttattttttttaattatcatttcaCAATAGCATGGAACCTTCTACTTTAATCCCCCCTTTGTGACATTGCTCACAGTTTATATGTTTGTTATATTAGGTTTGCCACGATTTGACAACTCTGTTTAGAGGTACATGGATCAACTCTGACAGCTCTAATTACACAAATCAATAACTAATTTTGCTTTGGGAAGTTTTATTctaccagaaaacaaaacaaaacacaacaaaacaaaaaccaaaaacctaactttttttttttttttgaagtttactatgtgtcaggaaGCAACAAATATTAcaag
Coding sequences:
- the ETNPPL gene encoding ethanolamine-phosphate phospho-lyase isoform X4; amino-acid sequence: MRELYSKQDTLALRRKHIGPSCKVFFAADPVKIVRAQRQYMFDERGDRYLDCINNVAHVGHCHPEVVKAALEQMEALNTNSRFLHDNIVEYARRLSATLPEKLSVCYFTNSGSEANDLALRLARQFRGHQDVITLDHAYHGHLSSLIEISPYKFLKGRDVKKEFVHVAPAPDTYRGKYREDHADPANAYADEVKEIIEKAHNSGRKIAAFIAESMQSCGGQIIPPAGYFQKVAEYVHRAGGVFIADEVQVGFGRVGKHFWSFQMQGEDFVPDIVTMGKPMGNGHPMACVVTTKEIAEAFSSSGMEYFNTYGGNPVSSAIGLAVLNIIENEDLQGNATRVGDYLTELLNKQKAKHTLIGDIRGIGLFIGIDLVKDRQERTPATDEAQHVIYKMKEKRVLLSADGPHRNVLKIKPPMCFTEEDAKFMVDQLDEILTVLEEAIGAKSESVISENTPCRAKMPNEARSELLGEGASNPRENPGQKRNGLCTDKHSLLSKRLKT
- the ETNPPL gene encoding ethanolamine-phosphate phospho-lyase isoform X3 — translated: MRELYSKQDTLALRRKHIGPSCKVFFAADPVKIVRAQRQYMFDERGDRYLDCINNVAHVGHCHPEVVKAALEQMEALNTNSRFLHDNIVEYARRLSATLPEKLSVCYFTNSGCLNRSEANDLALRLARQFRGHQDVITLDHAYHGHLSSLIEISPYKFLKGRDVKKEFVHVAPAPDTYRGKYREDHADPANAYADEVKEIIEKAHNSGRKIAAFIAESMQSCGGQIIPPAGYFQKVAEYVHRAGGVFIADEVQVGFGRVGKHFWSFQMQGEDFVPDIVTMGKPMGNGHPMACVVTTKEIAEAFSSSGMEYFNTYGGNPVSSAIGLAVLNIIENEDLQGNATRVGDYLTELLNKQKAKHTLIGDIRGIGLFIGIDLVKDRQERTPATDEAQHVIYKMKEKRVLLSADGPHRNVLKIKPPMCFTEEDAKFMVDQLDEILTVLEEAIGAKSESVISENTPCRAKMPNEARSELLGEGASNPRENPGQKRNGLCTDKHSLLSKRLKT
- the ETNPPL gene encoding ethanolamine-phosphate phospho-lyase isoform X1; its protein translation is MRELYSKQDTLALRRKHIGPSCKVFFAADPVKIVRAQRQYMFDERGDRYLDCINNVAHVGHCHPEVVKAALEQMEALNTNSRFLHDNIVEYARRLSATLPEKLSVCYFTNSGCLNRSEANDLALRLARQFRGHQDVITLDHAYHGHLSSLIEISPYKFLKGRDVKKEFVHVAPAPDTYRGKYREDHADPANAYADEVKEIIEKAHNSGRKIAAFIAESMQSCGGQIIPPAGYFQKVAEYVHRAGGVFIADEVQVGFGRVGKHFWSFQMQGEDFVPDIVTMGKPMGNGHPMACVVTTKEIAEAFSSSGMEYFNTYGGNPVSSAIGLAVLNIIENEDLQGNATRVGDYLTELLNKQKAKHTLIGDIRGIGLFIGIDLVKDRQERTPATDEAQHVIYKMKEKRVLLSADGPHRNVLKIKPPMCFTEEDAKFMVDQLDEILTVLEEAIGAKSESVISENTPCRAKAPGKSPFPCLLQRLETTCIAWLLVHCLHLPNASLQLPDLIPAPPCLTCWLPSY
- the ETNPPL gene encoding ethanolamine-phosphate phospho-lyase isoform X2; this translates as MRELYSKQDTLALRRKHIGPSCKVFFAADPVKIVRAQRQYMFDERGDRYLDCINNVAHVGHCHPEVVKAALEQMEALNTNSRFLHDNIVEYARRLSATLPEKLSVCYFTNSGSEANDLALRLARQFRGHQDVITLDHAYHGHLSSLIEISPYKFLKGRDVKKEFVHVAPAPDTYRGKYREDHADPANAYADEVKEIIEKAHNSGRKIAAFIAESMQSCGGQIIPPAGYFQKVAEYVHRAGGVFIADEVQVGFGRVGKHFWSFQMQGEDFVPDIVTMGKPMGNGHPMACVVTTKEIAEAFSSSGMEYFNTYGGNPVSSAIGLAVLNIIENEDLQGNATRVGDYLTELLNKQKAKHTLIGDIRGIGLFIGIDLVKDRQERTPATDEAQHVIYKMKEKRVLLSADGPHRNVLKIKPPMCFTEEDAKFMVDQLDEILTVLEEAIGAKSESVISENTPCRAKAPGKSPFPCLLQRLETTCIAWLLVHCLHLPNASLQLPDLIPAPPCLTCWLPSY